Proteins encoded by one window of Frankiales bacterium:
- a CDS encoding response regulator, which produces MTDLLVVEDDDQLRRALTLTLRSRGYSVHPVATGADAVTRVQGSRLDAVVLDLGLPDLDGLVVLERIRAVSDVPVVVLSARRDQRDKVTALDAGADDYLTKPFGVEELLARLRAAQRRAGPAGGAGLVRTDDFVVDLGRKTVTGASGREIHLTPTEWGVLEVLVRADGLLVPGADLLREVWGPAYESQTNYLRVYLATLRRKLEPDPSRPRYLITAPGLGYRFEAGGP; this is translated from the coding sequence GTGACCGACCTGCTCGTCGTCGAGGACGACGACCAGCTGCGCCGGGCGCTCACGCTCACACTGCGCTCCCGCGGCTACTCCGTGCACCCGGTGGCCACCGGCGCGGACGCCGTCACCCGGGTGCAGGGGTCGCGCCTGGACGCCGTCGTGCTCGACCTCGGCCTCCCCGACCTCGACGGCCTGGTCGTGCTCGAGCGGATCCGTGCGGTCAGCGACGTACCGGTCGTGGTGCTCTCGGCCCGCCGCGACCAGCGCGACAAGGTGACGGCGCTCGACGCCGGCGCCGACGACTACCTCACCAAGCCGTTCGGGGTGGAGGAGCTGCTCGCCCGGTTGCGCGCCGCCCAGCGCCGCGCCGGGCCGGCGGGCGGCGCCGGGCTGGTGCGCACCGACGACTTCGTGGTGGACCTGGGCCGCAAGACGGTCACCGGCGCCTCGGGCCGGGAGATCCACCTGACGCCCACCGAGTGGGGCGTGCTGGAGGTGCTCGTGCGGGCCGACGGCCTGCTGGTGCCGGGAGCGGACCTGCTGCGCGAGGTGTGGGGGCCGGCGTACGAGTCGCAGACGAACTACCTGCGCGTGTACCTCGCGACGCTGCGGCGCAAGCTCGAGCCCGACCCGAGCCGGCCGCGCTACCTCATCACCGCGCCGGGGCTCGGCTACCGGTTCGAGGCGGGCGGGCCCTGA
- a CDS encoding chloride channel protein has product MPWATGRERHAGPGPGRDGRAGRLARLLVGAVLTGIVAGLGGVLLLSLLHLVQHVAFGYTEESFLAGVEQASAQRRIVALTVGGAVVGIGWWIHRSIVRSTVSVTHALHSGTARMAIGPVASDGVLQVVAVGAGASLGREGAPRELGAAFGGRIGAWLGVSLADRRLLLAAGAGAGLAAVYNVPLSGTVFALEALLLSARPRAVVVAALSSASATATTYALLGREQTYQLPALALSPGLVAAAVVVGVLAALGAQPFRASMTHARTHAPRGWRSAVAIPVAFAATGVLAIAYPEILGNGKALAQGLFSSPATAALAAGFVIAKPTATWLCLRAGAIGGLLTPAFATGAALGALVAALWGIGDRGSETAELALLGAAAFLAVAQRIPVTAGLLALEFTHIGLGFVPLLALTVAVSWLVGRGARRVHPLSWPPVTRVRAAVGARRHTAEGPATTDQPDDADPASGTGTHGRA; this is encoded by the coding sequence ATGCCGTGGGCGACAGGGCGAGAGCGCCACGCCGGCCCCGGACCCGGTCGTGACGGCCGGGCCGGGCGCCTCGCGCGACTCCTCGTCGGCGCGGTGCTCACGGGGATCGTGGCGGGCCTCGGCGGCGTGCTGCTGCTGTCGCTGCTGCACCTGGTCCAGCACGTGGCGTTCGGCTACACCGAGGAGTCGTTCCTCGCCGGCGTCGAGCAGGCGAGCGCGCAGCGGCGCATCGTGGCGCTGACGGTCGGCGGCGCCGTCGTCGGCATCGGCTGGTGGATCCACCGCAGCATCGTGCGGTCGACGGTGTCGGTCACCCACGCCCTGCACTCCGGCACGGCGCGCATGGCGATCGGCCCCGTCGCCAGCGACGGCGTGCTTCAGGTGGTGGCCGTCGGCGCGGGCGCCTCGCTCGGTCGCGAGGGTGCGCCGCGCGAGCTGGGGGCGGCCTTCGGCGGCAGGATCGGCGCCTGGCTGGGCGTGTCGCTCGCGGACCGTCGCCTGCTGCTGGCGGCCGGTGCCGGCGCGGGGCTGGCCGCCGTCTACAACGTGCCCCTGAGCGGCACGGTGTTCGCGCTCGAGGCGCTGCTGCTCAGCGCCCGGCCGCGCGCGGTCGTCGTCGCGGCGCTGAGCAGCGCCAGCGCCACCGCCACCACCTACGCGCTGCTGGGCCGGGAGCAGACCTACCAACTCCCCGCGCTCGCGCTCTCGCCCGGCCTGGTCGCGGCGGCCGTCGTCGTCGGAGTGCTCGCCGCCCTGGGCGCACAGCCGTTCCGCGCGTCGATGACCCATGCGCGCACCCACGCCCCTCGCGGCTGGCGCTCGGCGGTGGCCATCCCGGTCGCGTTCGCGGCGACCGGCGTCCTCGCGATCGCCTACCCCGAGATCCTGGGCAACGGCAAGGCGCTGGCCCAGGGCCTGTTCTCCTCGCCCGCGACGGCGGCCCTCGCGGCCGGGTTCGTGATCGCGAAGCCCACGGCCACCTGGCTGTGCCTGCGCGCAGGCGCCATCGGCGGCCTGCTCACCCCGGCGTTCGCCACGGGCGCGGCGCTGGGCGCGCTCGTGGCCGCGCTCTGGGGGATCGGCGACCGCGGCAGCGAGACGGCGGAGCTCGCGCTGCTGGGCGCCGCCGCGTTCCTCGCCGTCGCCCAGCGCATCCCCGTGACCGCAGGGCTGCTCGCCCTCGAGTTCACCCACATCGGGCTGGGCTTCGTGCCGCTGCTCGCGCTCACCGTCGCCGTCAGCTGGCTCGTCGGACGCGGCGCCCGGCGCGTGCACCCGCTCTCCTGGCCGCCCGTCACGCGCGTGCGCGCCGCCGTCGGCGCGCGCCGGCACACCGCGGAAGGGCCGGCGACGACCGACCAGCCCGACGACGCCGACCCGGCGTCCGGAACCGGTACGCACGGCCGCGCCTGA
- the glnA gene encoding type I glutamate--ammonia ligase, which translates to MFNNADEVMRFIKDEGVAFVDVRFTDLPGVQQHFNVPAQSVGEDFFTEGQMFDGSSIRGFQAINESDMKLIPDVSTAFVDPFRKEKTLALNFSIVDPYTNEPYSRDPRQVAAKAEAYMASTGIADTAFFAPEAEFYIFDDVRFETKQNEGYYHIDSIEGAWNSGRIEDGGNRGYKTRYKGGYFPVPPTDHYADLRDEICVALDALGLQVERSHHEVGTGGQAEINYRFDSLSRSADKVQLFKYVVKNVAWRAGKTATFMPKPLFGDNGSGMHCHQSLWKGGEPLFYDELGYGGLSDTARWYVGGLLHHAPSLLAFTNPTVNSYHRLVPGYEAPVNLVYSARNRSACVRVPVTGTNPKAKRIEFRVPDPSGNPYLAFAAMLMAGLDGIKNKIEPPAPVDKDLYDLPPDEAASIPQVPGSLAAVIDRLEDDHAYLAEGGVFTEDLIETWIDYKRSAEIAPIALRPHPHEFELYYDV; encoded by the coding sequence ATGTTCAACAACGCTGACGAGGTCATGCGGTTCATCAAGGACGAGGGCGTCGCCTTCGTCGATGTCCGCTTCACCGACCTTCCTGGCGTGCAGCAGCACTTCAACGTGCCCGCCCAGTCCGTCGGCGAGGACTTCTTCACCGAGGGCCAGATGTTCGACGGCTCGTCGATCCGCGGCTTCCAGGCGATCAACGAGTCCGACATGAAGCTCATCCCGGACGTCTCGACGGCCTTCGTCGACCCGTTCCGCAAGGAGAAGACGCTCGCGCTGAACTTCTCGATCGTCGACCCGTACACCAACGAGCCCTACAGCCGCGACCCGCGCCAGGTCGCCGCGAAGGCCGAGGCCTACATGGCCTCCACCGGCATCGCCGACACCGCGTTCTTCGCCCCCGAGGCCGAGTTCTACATCTTCGACGACGTCCGCTTCGAGACCAAGCAGAACGAGGGCTACTACCACATCGACTCCATCGAGGGCGCCTGGAACAGCGGGCGCATCGAGGACGGCGGCAACCGCGGCTACAAGACCCGCTACAAGGGCGGCTACTTCCCCGTCCCGCCGACCGACCACTACGCCGACCTGCGTGACGAGATCTGCGTGGCGCTCGACGCCCTCGGCCTCCAGGTCGAGCGCTCGCACCACGAGGTGGGCACCGGCGGCCAGGCCGAGATCAACTACCGCTTCGACTCGCTGAGCCGCTCCGCCGACAAGGTGCAGCTGTTCAAGTACGTCGTGAAGAACGTCGCCTGGCGCGCAGGCAAGACCGCGACCTTCATGCCGAAGCCGCTCTTCGGCGACAACGGCTCGGGCATGCACTGCCACCAGTCGCTCTGGAAGGGCGGCGAGCCGCTGTTCTACGACGAGCTGGGCTACGGCGGCCTGTCCGACACCGCGCGCTGGTACGTCGGCGGCCTGCTGCACCACGCGCCGTCGCTGCTGGCCTTCACCAACCCGACGGTGAACTCCTACCACCGCCTGGTGCCGGGCTACGAGGCACCGGTCAACCTGGTCTACTCCGCGCGCAACCGCTCCGCCTGCGTGCGCGTGCCGGTGACGGGCACCAACCCCAAGGCCAAGCGCATCGAGTTCCGCGTGCCGGACCCGTCGGGCAACCCCTACCTCGCCTTCGCGGCGATGCTCATGGCCGGCCTCGACGGCATCAAGAACAAGATCGAGCCGCCGGCGCCGGTCGACAAGGACCTCTACGACCTCCCGCCGGACGAGGCCGCCTCGATCCCGCAGGTGCCGGGCAGCCTCGCCGCGGTCATCGACCGCCTCGAGGACGATCACGCCTACCTCGCCGAGGGCGGCGTGTTCACCGAGGACCTCATCGAGACCTGGATCGACTACAAGCGCAGCGCGGAGATCGCCCCCATCGCCCTGCGCCCGCACCCCCACGAGTTCGAGCTCTACTACGACGTGTGA